CAACGAGCAAGGCAAGAGCGCAGAAAAAGGCAGCTGAGGATGGGTCTGCCGGACACACCACTTTAGTTCCGTAGAGCTTTTGAAAGCCTTCCATCTTTACTATATGTCCATCCTTACCTTCCATCTTGTACAGGTTTACCCCAAAAGCCTTCAACATCCTCTCTGTGTGATCGCGGGATGAATAGGGTTCTGAGATCTCTGTGTAACCTTCAGCCCTCAGACCAGCCAAAAGAAGGCTTGACTTCACTTGGGCGGATGCTCTTTTGTTGAAGAAGGATATACCCTTCAAACTTCCGCCTCTGACACATATGGGGAGCTTATCCGCGTGATGTCTTCCGTCAAGGCTTGCTCCCATCTGTCTCAAAGGCTCCACTACCCTAAGCATTGGTCTATTCCTTAAACTCCTGTCGCCTGTAAGGACGCTAAAGAAGGGCTGCGTGGAAAGGACTCCAAGCATAAGCCTGGCTGTAGTGCCCGAGTTCGCGCAGTTAAGTACATCCTGAGGTTCCCTGAAGGTGTAGTCTGTTCCTTCAATAACTAGGTTGGTACCCTTTCTTACCACCTTAACACCCAAAGACCTTATAACCCTAAGGGTTGCCAGCGTGTCTGCAGACACAAGCCAGTCTTCTACGTAGGTTTTACCCTCAGCTATAGCTCCTAAGATGACAGCTCTGTGGGATATGGATTTGTCAGATGGTACCCTTATCTGACCCTTTACTAACTTTACCCTTGAAAGCTCCATGAGAATATTTTAGAGGGGTGGCTTTAAAACTCCCTTCTCTGTTATTATGGCGGTTATGTTCTCTGCAGGAGTTACATCAAAGGCATAATGAAGGGCTTGGGATCCTTTTGGAGCTATCTGGCAACCACCGCAGCTTTTTACCTCATCCTCTGACCTTTCTTCTATGGGTATCTGCCAGCCTTCTGCTATGTTAGGGTCAAAGGTGGAAGTAGGAGCTACCACGTAGAAGGGAATACCGTGTACTTTGGCGAGAACAGATAGAGAGTAAGTACCTATCTTGTTGGCCACGTCACCCCTTTTGGTTATCCTGTCTGCACCCACGATTACACAGTCTACTAGTCCCTTGGCCATCAAAAATCCAGCCGTGGAGTCTGTTATTATCTTGTGGGGTATATCCTCCTTGAGTAGCTCCCAAGCGGTGAGCCTAGAACCTTGAAGGTATGGT
The DNA window shown above is from Thermocrinis minervae and carries:
- the aroA gene encoding 3-phosphoshikimate 1-carboxyvinyltransferase, whose translation is MELSRVKLVKGQIRVPSDKSISHRAVILGAIAEGKTYVEDWLVSADTLATLRVIRSLGVKVVRKGTNLVIEGTDYTFREPQDVLNCANSGTTARLMLGVLSTQPFFSVLTGDRSLRNRPMLRVVEPLRQMGASLDGRHHADKLPICVRGGSLKGISFFNKRASAQVKSSLLLAGLRAEGYTEISEPYSSRDHTERMLKAFGVNLYKMEGKDGHIVKMEGFQKLYGTKVVCPADPSSAAFFCALALLVEGSELILKDVLVNPTRDGFYRKVRQMGGHVEYTNLRELGGEPVADVVVRGGNRLKSVEVKPEEVPSLIDELPILAVLMAFAEGTSVVRGAQELRVKESDRIKAIVENLRAMGAKVEELEDGFIIEGSMSLKGATIKTYGDHRIAMAFSVAGLVAQGKTYIDDPNCVKVSYPNFYKDLFSVVQT